The following proteins are encoded in a genomic region of Aquifex aeolicus VF5:
- a CDS encoding sigma-54-dependent transcriptional regulator has product MILLVEDDDNLRELLKKKLEEHFVVETAKDGKTAREKLSKNNYDVVLLDIRLPDVDGTELLKEFSTSGVKFIVITGYGDVKTAVQCVKLGAYDFIQKPFNFELLEVTIRRALKEKRLEEENRTLKSFLFKEKEEDYLLETRSPKFREVLEIARRIANTDLPVLIRGETGVGKEVLAKYIHTISNRKDKPFVVVDCTSIPEHLFESELFGYEKGAFTGANTRKLGLVELANGGTLFFDEIGEMPLSIQAKLLRFIETRKFRRVGGLKDLEVDVKIICATNKDLYEKSKRGEFREDLYFRINTVEIEIPPLRERKEDIPLLVEFFLKKYGKKIKKETLNELINYPWEGNVRELKNVIERACILSTGEYIDEAICLSKKSVSCVEKMMEKLPSLEELEGMYLKFLYEKLEGDVDKIAVILGCSRRTVFRKLKKLREGKVHFKNASLSGGTP; this is encoded by the coding sequence ATGATTCTTTTGGTTGAAGATGACGACAACTTAAGGGAACTCCTTAAGAAAAAACTCGAAGAACACTTCGTGGTAGAAACTGCAAAAGACGGAAAGACGGCAAGGGAGAAGTTAAGTAAAAATAACTACGACGTTGTTCTCCTCGATATAAGACTTCCCGACGTAGACGGAACAGAACTTTTGAAAGAGTTTTCAACGAGCGGGGTTAAGTTCATAGTGATTACCGGCTACGGAGACGTAAAAACGGCCGTCCAATGTGTAAAACTGGGAGCCTACGACTTTATCCAAAAACCTTTTAACTTTGAACTACTGGAAGTAACTATAAGAAGGGCACTTAAAGAGAAAAGACTGGAGGAGGAAAACAGGACGTTAAAGAGCTTCCTCTTTAAGGAAAAGGAAGAAGATTACCTGCTGGAAACCAGAAGTCCAAAGTTCAGGGAAGTTTTAGAAATAGCGAGGAGGATTGCAAATACAGACCTTCCCGTGCTCATACGCGGAGAGACGGGAGTGGGGAAGGAAGTTCTTGCTAAATATATACACACTATTTCAAATAGGAAGGACAAACCTTTCGTGGTAGTGGATTGCACCTCTATACCCGAGCACCTCTTTGAGAGCGAACTCTTTGGATACGAAAAGGGAGCCTTTACGGGGGCAAATACTAGAAAACTAGGACTTGTTGAACTCGCAAATGGCGGAACGCTCTTTTTTGACGAAATAGGAGAAATGCCTCTCTCAATTCAAGCAAAGCTCCTGAGATTTATAGAAACTAGAAAGTTTAGAAGGGTAGGAGGTTTAAAGGATCTAGAAGTAGATGTCAAAATAATTTGCGCTACGAATAAGGATTTATACGAGAAGTCAAAGAGAGGAGAGTTCAGAGAAGACCTCTATTTTCGTATAAACACAGTGGAAATCGAAATCCCTCCTCTCAGGGAAAGAAAGGAAGACATACCCCTCCTCGTGGAGTTTTTCCTGAAGAAATATGGGAAGAAGATCAAAAAAGAAACCTTAAACGAGCTTATAAATTACCCCTGGGAGGGAAACGTAAGGGAACTTAAGAACGTAATAGAGAGGGCATGCATACTCTCAACGGGTGAGTATATTGACGAGGCGATATGTCTCAGTAAGAAAAGCGTGAGCTGTGTGGAAAAAATGATGGAAAAACTCCCAAGTCTTGAAGAGCTTGAAGGGATGTACCTCAAGTTTCTTTACGAAAAACTGGAAGGTGATGTGGACAAAATTGCCGTTATTCTCGGCTGTAGCAGGAGAACCGTCTTCAGAAAGTTAAAGAAGTTAAGAGAGGGGAAGGTGCACTTCAAAAATGCTTCCCTTTCCGGGGGCACTCCTTAA
- the rpsO gene encoding 30S ribosomal protein S15, translating into MVLPKDVKWDLIRQFQRHEQDTGSPEVQIAILTERINRLTEHMKKHKKDIHSRRGLIAMVNKRRKLLEYLRETDYAKYLEVVQKLNLKVK; encoded by the coding sequence ATGGTTCTGCCCAAGGACGTTAAGTGGGACTTGATAAGACAGTTCCAGAGACACGAGCAAGATACAGGTTCTCCCGAAGTTCAGATAGCCATACTAACGGAGCGTATAAACAGGCTCACAGAACACATGAAGAAGCATAAAAAAGACATACACTCCAGAAGGGGATTGATTGCTATGGTAAACAAAAGAAGGAAGCTTCTTGAGTACTTGAGGGAAACCGATTACGCAAAGTATCTGGAAGTAGTTCAAAAACTAAACCTCAAGGTTAAGTGA
- the guaA gene encoding glutamine-hydrolyzing GMP synthase, whose translation MQRRPILVVNFGSQYVQLIARRVRELGVYSEIVHWDTPVEEIKKKNPYGIIFSGGPASVYAEGAPLPDKRIYELGVPILGICYGLQVITHQLGGKVVRSEKQEYGRARLRIIKEDVIFEGIPKESDVWMSHADKVVELPEGFEVLAVSENSPYAVIANREKKIYGFQFHPEVTHTVFGKEMLANFIYGVCKAEKNWEMGDFIHEKIEEIRKTVGDAKVIAALSGGVDSTVAAVLTHRAIGDKLHCFFIDHGLLRYKEREEVEKNLRSLGLPLTVVDASEEFLEKLKGVEDPEEKRKIIGRTFIEVFEREAKKIEGAEFLLQGTLYPDVVESAGIKGSAKIKTHHNVGGLPERMNLKLLEPFRELFKDEVRKIGKLLGVPEEILRRHPFPGPGLAIRIIGEVNKKDLEILRKADYIFIQELKKEGLYDRVWQAFAVLLPVKSVGVMGDVRTYEKVVALRAVESVDGMTADWARLPYDFLDRVMRRIINEVEGVNRVVYDISSKPPSTIEWE comes from the coding sequence ATGCAGAGAAGACCTATACTCGTCGTTAATTTCGGTTCTCAATACGTTCAGCTCATCGCAAGAAGGGTAAGGGAGCTTGGTGTTTACAGTGAAATTGTCCACTGGGACACCCCTGTGGAAGAAATTAAGAAGAAAAATCCCTACGGGATTATATTCTCGGGAGGTCCCGCATCCGTTTACGCCGAGGGTGCTCCCCTACCCGACAAAAGGATTTACGAGCTCGGTGTTCCCATACTTGGGATTTGTTACGGGCTTCAAGTGATTACACACCAGCTTGGCGGTAAAGTAGTTCGCTCTGAAAAGCAGGAGTACGGAAGGGCGAGACTCAGGATTATTAAGGAAGATGTGATATTTGAGGGTATACCGAAGGAGAGTGATGTGTGGATGTCCCACGCGGACAAGGTTGTAGAGCTTCCAGAGGGCTTTGAGGTTCTGGCGGTATCCGAAAACTCCCCCTACGCGGTTATAGCAAACAGGGAGAAGAAAATTTACGGCTTTCAATTCCACCCTGAGGTCACGCACACAGTCTTCGGAAAGGAGATGCTCGCAAACTTTATATACGGCGTATGCAAGGCGGAAAAGAACTGGGAAATGGGTGACTTCATCCATGAGAAAATAGAGGAGATAAGGAAGACCGTGGGAGACGCTAAGGTGATAGCCGCGCTCTCAGGGGGGGTGGATTCTACGGTAGCCGCGGTTTTAACCCACAGGGCTATAGGAGATAAACTTCACTGCTTCTTTATAGACCACGGACTCTTGAGGTACAAAGAGAGGGAAGAAGTTGAGAAGAACTTAAGGTCCTTGGGCCTTCCTCTCACGGTCGTGGACGCCTCGGAAGAGTTCCTCGAAAAATTAAAAGGCGTTGAGGATCCAGAAGAAAAGAGAAAGATAATAGGGAGAACCTTTATAGAAGTCTTTGAGAGGGAGGCTAAAAAGATAGAGGGTGCGGAGTTCTTACTTCAGGGAACCCTTTACCCTGACGTTGTGGAAAGTGCCGGAATAAAGGGAAGTGCTAAGATAAAGACTCACCACAACGTGGGCGGGCTTCCCGAGCGAATGAACTTAAAACTACTTGAACCTTTCAGGGAACTCTTTAAAGACGAGGTGAGAAAAATCGGGAAACTTCTCGGCGTTCCCGAGGAAATCCTCAGGAGACATCCCTTCCCAGGTCCCGGACTCGCCATAAGGATTATCGGTGAGGTGAATAAAAAGGACTTAGAAATCCTGAGGAAGGCGGATTACATATTCATACAGGAACTAAAAAAGGAAGGGCTTTACGACAGAGTCTGGCAGGCTTTCGCTGTTCTACTTCCCGTGAAATCCGTGGGTGTTATGGGAGATGTTAGAACTTACGAGAAAGTCGTAGCCCTCAGGGCTGTTGAGAGTGTGGACGGTATGACAGCGGATTGGGCGAGACTTCCCTACGACTTCCTGGACAGGGTTATGAGAAGGATAATAAACGAAGTGGAAGGGGTGAACAGGGTTGTTTACGACATATCCTCAAAACCCCCTTCTACCATAGAGTGGGAGTAA
- a CDS encoding sensor histidine kinase translates to MGEFEVFEKFKEQVVVIDKDYKIVYANESYVKENGYRSKEEVVGKPCYLVSHKRDEPCDGECHPCPLKEIQKRKGAVSVVHTHYTHDNKEVHVEICAFPIEEGRKIIQFIKNIKNDKEKFYLFSLSQKLSSVGYLALGVAHQLNTPLATISLALEELEKKCGSCEEIEVIKNALISCKNTVDKLLLFARKDNNKDLVDTKKAVEDVLELLRVYAKERGVIIEKELESVYMFGNETDIRHVVLNLVLNAIQASDRGKKVRVFLKKEGEELILIVEDEGKGIPPEEVDKIFLPFYHGKDKREGSGLGLAIVNDIVKSYGGKINLRSAPGKGSIFEVHLPLS, encoded by the coding sequence ATGGGGGAGTTTGAGGTATTTGAAAAGTTTAAAGAACAGGTTGTGGTGATAGACAAAGATTACAAAATAGTTTACGCCAACGAGTCTTACGTGAAGGAAAACGGGTACAGAAGTAAAGAGGAGGTCGTGGGGAAGCCTTGCTATCTTGTTTCTCACAAGAGGGACGAGCCCTGCGACGGTGAGTGTCATCCCTGTCCCTTAAAAGAGATCCAGAAAAGGAAAGGAGCTGTCAGTGTGGTTCATACCCACTACACCCACGATAACAAGGAAGTTCACGTAGAAATCTGTGCTTTCCCAATAGAAGAGGGCAGGAAAATAATTCAGTTCATAAAAAACATAAAGAACGACAAGGAAAAGTTTTACCTCTTCAGCCTTTCTCAAAAGCTCAGTTCTGTGGGGTACCTTGCCCTCGGAGTTGCCCATCAACTAAACACACCTCTCGCGACCATAAGCCTTGCACTTGAGGAGCTGGAAAAAAAGTGCGGAAGTTGTGAAGAGATAGAGGTTATAAAAAATGCACTCATTAGCTGTAAAAACACCGTTGACAAGCTACTGCTTTTTGCGAGGAAGGATAACAACAAGGATTTAGTGGATACTAAAAAGGCTGTGGAAGACGTACTTGAACTTTTAAGAGTTTACGCAAAAGAGAGAGGAGTAATTATAGAAAAAGAACTTGAAAGCGTTTACATGTTTGGAAACGAAACGGACATAAGACACGTGGTTCTAAACTTGGTTCTGAACGCAATTCAGGCATCAGACAGGGGGAAGAAAGTGAGAGTTTTCCTGAAAAAAGAAGGTGAGGAGTTGATTTTAATTGTAGAGGATGAAGGGAAAGGCATACCTCCCGAAGAAGTGGACAAGATATTCCTGCCCTTTTATCACGGGAAAGACAAGAGGGAAGGGAGTGGACTGGGACTTGCCATAGTGAACGACATTGTAAAGAGCTACGGGGGAAAAATAAACTTAAGGAGTGCCCCCGGAAAGGGAAGCATTTTTGAAGTGCACCTTCCCCTCTCTTAA
- a CDS encoding superoxide dismutase family protein yields MKKLSGVLAGSLLLISASFSQDLKAHAELINTEGEVIGKAELIETNSGVLIKLNAKGLPPNAELAFHIHERGECKPPTFKSAKGHFNPYGKKHGLLNPEGPHAGDMPNIYTDDKGNVRVQVLNPFVTLKKGEKNSLFKEGGTALVIHSGPDDYKSDPAGNAGKRIACGVIR; encoded by the coding sequence ATGAAAAAGTTAAGTGGTGTTTTAGCGGGAAGCCTTTTACTCATTTCCGCTTCCTTTTCTCAGGACCTGAAAGCTCACGCGGAGCTTATAAATACAGAGGGAGAGGTCATAGGAAAGGCTGAGCTCATAGAAACTAACTCCGGAGTTCTTATAAAGCTAAATGCAAAAGGTCTACCACCTAATGCGGAGCTTGCTTTCCACATACATGAAAGGGGAGAGTGCAAACCGCCGACTTTCAAAAGTGCGAAGGGACACTTTAACCCTTATGGAAAGAAACACGGCCTTTTAAACCCTGAAGGTCCCCACGCTGGAGACATGCCCAATATTTACACCGATGACAAGGGAAACGTAAGGGTTCAGGTTTTAAATCCCTTCGTAACATTGAAGAAAGGGGAGAAAAACAGTTTATTTAAAGAGGGAGGAACGGCACTCGTAATTCACAGCGGACCCGATGATTATAAATCGGATCCTGCGGGGAACGCGGGTAAAAGAATAGCCTGCGGGGTGATAAGGTAA
- the folE gene encoding GTP cyclohydrolase I FolE, translated as MAIDKEKIKQAVRLFLEGIGEDPDREGLKETPERVARMWEEFERMRNFDMKLFEEFGGYNEMVLVKDIKFYSLCEHHLLPFFGKVHIAYIPDKKISGLSKLVRTVRAFALRPQVQERLTEEIADFLEKELEPKGVGVVIEAEHLCMSMRGVMSPGHLTVTSALRGVFLKDIKTREEFLKLVKGV; from the coding sequence ATGGCTATCGATAAGGAAAAGATCAAGCAGGCTGTAAGACTGTTTTTGGAAGGAATAGGAGAAGATCCCGACAGGGAAGGACTGAAAGAGACCCCCGAACGCGTTGCGAGAATGTGGGAAGAGTTTGAGAGGATGAGAAACTTTGACATGAAGTTATTTGAGGAGTTCGGGGGATACAACGAAATGGTTCTCGTAAAAGACATAAAGTTTTACAGTCTATGTGAGCACCATCTTTTACCTTTCTTCGGTAAAGTTCACATAGCGTACATTCCCGATAAAAAAATCTCCGGACTTTCCAAACTCGTGAGAACGGTGAGAGCTTTTGCCCTGAGACCGCAGGTTCAAGAGAGGCTAACCGAAGAGATAGCGGACTTTCTGGAAAAGGAACTAGAACCCAAAGGTGTGGGAGTAGTTATAGAGGCAGAACACCTCTGTATGTCCATGAGAGGGGTTATGTCTCCCGGACACCTCACGGTCACCTCAGCCCTGAGGGGTGTGTTTTTAAAGGACATAAAAACGAGGGAAGAGTTTTTAAAGCTCGTTAAAGGCGTTTAA
- a CDS encoding Rieske 2Fe-2S domain-containing protein, with amino-acid sequence MDRRTFVKACGSVATLSLISSSFFTQTLRAQTNEFKKYKKAILLNKDGNPIKPEEIEVGKQYLFFYPYRSTPAFLLNLGKEVKPVEVKLLDGSSYLWPGGVGPQKSIIAFCAICPHQLSYPTPDYSFINYYPPDKPSKAAKKGNVIQCCAHMSIFDPEKGGVVLDGPAEYPLLTIVLSYEDGKLYAVGTLGVEKFSDFFDAYRSELKKMYKSFRKAKKKVDKSVVMRVEEYVNEVIYC; translated from the coding sequence ATGGACAGAAGAACCTTCGTAAAAGCCTGCGGGTCAGTTGCCACACTTTCCCTTATCTCTTCCTCCTTTTTTACTCAAACCTTAAGAGCACAAACCAACGAGTTCAAAAAGTACAAAAAGGCTATTCTGCTGAACAAAGATGGAAATCCGATAAAGCCGGAGGAGATAGAAGTCGGAAAGCAGTACTTGTTTTTCTACCCTTACCGCTCAACGCCTGCCTTTTTGCTCAACCTCGGAAAGGAAGTAAAGCCTGTGGAAGTAAAGCTCTTAGACGGGAGTTCCTACCTCTGGCCCGGAGGCGTAGGTCCTCAAAAAAGCATTATCGCTTTCTGTGCTATATGTCCACATCAACTCAGTTATCCGACTCCCGATTATTCTTTCATTAATTACTATCCGCCCGACAAGCCCTCAAAAGCGGCAAAAAAAGGAAACGTCATTCAGTGCTGTGCCCACATGTCCATCTTTGACCCCGAAAAGGGAGGAGTTGTACTGGACGGTCCCGCGGAATACCCCTTACTTACGATAGTCCTTTCATACGAGGATGGAAAACTTTACGCGGTCGGGACGCTCGGTGTGGAGAAGTTTTCAGATTTCTTTGATGCCTACCGCTCTGAGCTTAAGAAAATGTACAAATCCTTCAGAAAGGCAAAGAAGAAGGTGGATAAATCTGTTGTTATGAGGGTGGAGGAGTACGTAAATGAAGTCATTTACTGTTGA
- a CDS encoding FAD-dependent oxidoreductase — translation MGVNRRDVFKLAGLGVALGALQLPSIACAAKTSNSLLSPSKGKRIVIVGGGWAGVTAAKYIRKEIPDAEVVLIEQRKMFMSCPISNVWLGGLVDLEFLIHDFLTPAAKYGYTFINATVTDIDRDKRRVYTEDGYVEYDYLILAPGIRYNYDAWFNGDKDMARYAQTHYPSAFIPGSEHLRLKKKVENFEEGTFVLVVPPPPHRCPPAPYERAAMIAHVFRQNEAKAKLIILDPKEKIAPKGPGFRMAYEQLYLDIIEYVPNAKIKEVDPVKKVIKTTAGDFKFDDANLNPPHQAADIAWKAGLVNPKTGWCDVDPITLQSKVDKRIFIPGDANSVKGFPKSGDMANNQTKFMLVKAIKAMIEGKDPLEYVKAPTNTCYSMVNGDPKEAIVINVVYDIDKQKRMPVKKKVNVENERSQRLARATFEWAKAMYRDMFS, via the coding sequence ATGGGTGTAAATAGGAGAGACGTTTTTAAACTGGCGGGTTTGGGGGTAGCTCTGGGAGCACTTCAATTACCCTCTATTGCATGTGCTGCGAAAACGTCAAATAGCTTGCTCTCTCCTTCTAAGGGAAAGAGGATAGTAATCGTGGGAGGAGGATGGGCCGGTGTTACGGCGGCAAAATATATAAGGAAGGAAATCCCCGACGCGGAAGTGGTTCTCATAGAACAGAGAAAGATGTTTATGTCCTGTCCGATAAGTAACGTATGGCTGGGTGGGCTGGTAGACCTGGAATTCCTTATACACGACTTCTTAACACCCGCTGCAAAGTACGGTTACACTTTCATTAACGCAACCGTAACGGATATAGACAGGGATAAAAGAAGGGTATACACGGAAGACGGATACGTTGAGTACGACTACCTCATACTCGCACCAGGAATAAGGTACAACTACGACGCATGGTTTAACGGAGATAAGGACATGGCAAGGTACGCTCAGACACACTACCCATCCGCTTTCATTCCCGGCTCTGAGCACTTGAGGCTGAAGAAGAAAGTGGAAAACTTCGAAGAAGGGACGTTTGTACTGGTTGTTCCTCCACCTCCACACAGATGTCCTCCCGCACCTTACGAGAGGGCAGCTATGATAGCGCACGTTTTCAGGCAAAACGAAGCCAAGGCAAAATTGATAATCCTTGATCCAAAAGAAAAGATAGCTCCAAAGGGTCCCGGTTTCAGAATGGCTTACGAGCAGCTGTATCTTGACATAATAGAGTACGTTCCCAACGCAAAGATAAAGGAAGTTGACCCCGTTAAAAAGGTTATAAAGACTACCGCAGGGGACTTTAAGTTTGACGACGCTAACCTGAACCCTCCCCATCAAGCGGCGGACATTGCCTGGAAAGCCGGACTCGTCAATCCAAAAACGGGCTGGTGTGATGTAGACCCTATAACGCTTCAGTCTAAGGTGGACAAGAGGATATTCATCCCCGGAGACGCAAACTCCGTAAAAGGTTTTCCAAAGAGCGGTGATATGGCGAACAACCAGACCAAGTTTATGCTCGTGAAAGCTATAAAGGCGATGATAGAAGGAAAGGATCCCCTTGAATACGTAAAGGCTCCTACAAACACCTGTTACTCTATGGTAAACGGAGACCCGAAAGAAGCGATAGTCATTAACGTTGTTTACGACATAGACAAACAAAAGCGTATGCCCGTTAAGAAGAAGGTTAACGTAGAAAACGAGCGTTCTCAAAGACTCGCAAGGGCTACATTTGAATGGGCTAAAGCCATGTACAGGGATATGTTCTCGTGA
- a CDS encoding xanthine dehydrogenase family protein molybdopterin-binding subunit, whose product MISRRDFIKGGLALAVVLTSDGYRLLKADEVLPNYAPELWIKLSEDNYLTVLVNKSEMGQGVYTGLPQILADELDFPWERVKVEPAPAGKKYVDPKWGVQLTGGSTSVRHMYDFLRFVGASMKEMLLSAASKELGVEKKYLRAKQGFIENLKTGEKYPYGAFAEKAFRERIPTNPRLKTKEEFIYIGKSVPRIDVPEKVNGRAKFGIDTFMEGMVYAVVERAPFGAKLKGYKGEVNNVKLVPISTGLAICGESLEDCLEAREKIQVEWEESPIDGWDDEKFKEYYLKKLQEKGIVARKDGKPEEVLKNSKKKIEETYVLPYLYHATMEPMNCTVHVKEDECLIFAPTQAQTATLNVAKEITGLPEEKIKVITTYLGGGFGRKANVEFIREALEVSKAIKRPVKLIYTREDDVKSGWYRPMNATKMAGSVDENGKVNALFFKIAVPSVFEWAGRKVIIDPAAVEGVHNMFYEIPNVHVEWVKVDLPVPVFFWRSVGSTHNAFTLETFIDRLAKLANRDPVEMRLELLETNPRAQRVVEYTAEKAGWGKEPKYGKAMGFAYHYSFGSHVAQVAEVSYEEDKIKVHKVVCTIDIGPVTVNPELIRAQMESAIIMGLSAFLKEGVRFRDGKPVNDNFDTYPILRMDEAPEEIEVHILNSDAHMGGVGEPGLPPIAPAVANALFWGYGIKVNELPFYKTT is encoded by the coding sequence ATGATAAGCAGGAGAGATTTTATAAAAGGCGGTCTGGCTCTTGCCGTAGTGCTCACCTCTGACGGCTACAGGCTTTTGAAAGCAGATGAAGTGCTGCCAAATTACGCTCCGGAACTCTGGATAAAACTCTCGGAGGACAACTACCTGACCGTTCTCGTCAATAAATCTGAAATGGGACAGGGAGTTTACACGGGACTTCCCCAAATACTCGCTGATGAACTTGACTTTCCTTGGGAAAGGGTAAAGGTAGAACCCGCACCCGCGGGTAAAAAGTACGTAGATCCAAAGTGGGGAGTGCAGCTCACGGGAGGAAGTACGAGCGTAAGACACATGTACGACTTTTTGAGGTTCGTAGGAGCGTCTATGAAGGAAATGCTCCTTTCCGCAGCATCAAAAGAACTCGGAGTGGAGAAGAAGTATTTAAGGGCTAAGCAGGGATTTATTGAAAACCTGAAAACAGGAGAAAAATACCCTTATGGTGCTTTTGCGGAAAAAGCCTTCAGGGAAAGGATACCAACCAATCCGAGACTAAAGACAAAAGAGGAGTTCATATACATAGGAAAAAGTGTCCCCAGAATAGACGTTCCCGAAAAAGTAAACGGGAGGGCGAAGTTCGGAATAGACACCTTTATGGAAGGTATGGTTTACGCTGTTGTGGAGAGGGCACCCTTCGGAGCTAAGTTGAAAGGATATAAGGGAGAGGTCAATAACGTAAAACTCGTTCCCATATCAACGGGTCTTGCTATTTGCGGTGAAAGTTTAGAAGACTGCCTGGAGGCTAGGGAGAAGATTCAGGTTGAGTGGGAAGAATCACCCATAGATGGCTGGGACGATGAGAAGTTTAAGGAATATTACTTGAAAAAGCTCCAAGAAAAGGGAATAGTTGCCAGAAAAGACGGGAAGCCGGAAGAAGTTCTCAAGAATTCAAAGAAAAAGATTGAGGAAACCTACGTCCTTCCTTACCTCTACCACGCCACCATGGAACCTATGAACTGTACCGTGCACGTTAAAGAAGACGAGTGTTTAATATTCGCACCCACTCAAGCCCAGACTGCCACACTGAACGTGGCGAAGGAAATAACAGGGCTTCCGGAGGAGAAGATAAAGGTGATTACCACTTACCTCGGTGGTGGTTTTGGCCGAAAGGCAAACGTTGAATTTATAAGGGAAGCCCTTGAAGTATCAAAGGCGATAAAAAGACCCGTGAAATTGATATACACAAGGGAGGACGACGTAAAGTCGGGATGGTACAGACCCATGAACGCGACAAAAATGGCAGGGAGTGTGGACGAAAATGGTAAAGTAAACGCCCTCTTCTTTAAAATAGCCGTACCCTCCGTTTTTGAATGGGCAGGAAGAAAGGTGATTATAGACCCAGCCGCCGTTGAAGGAGTTCACAACATGTTTTACGAAATCCCTAACGTCCACGTGGAGTGGGTAAAGGTAGACCTTCCCGTTCCGGTGTTCTTCTGGCGCTCCGTGGGAAGCACTCACAACGCATTTACCCTGGAAACCTTCATAGATAGACTTGCAAAACTCGCAAACAGAGACCCGGTAGAGATGAGATTAGAACTCTTGGAAACAAACCCGAGAGCACAGAGAGTTGTTGAGTACACCGCCGAAAAAGCTGGCTGGGGCAAAGAGCCGAAATACGGAAAAGCGATGGGTTTTGCTTACCACTACTCTTTCGGAAGTCATGTGGCACAAGTTGCGGAAGTCTCTTACGAAGAGGACAAGATAAAGGTACACAAGGTAGTTTGCACTATAGACATAGGTCCCGTAACCGTAAATCCTGAGCTCATAAGAGCCCAGATGGAAAGCGCGATAATTATGGGACTCAGTGCCTTTTTAAAGGAAGGGGTTAGGTTCAGAGACGGAAAGCCCGTAAACGACAACTTCGACACTTATCCCATTCTGAGAATGGATGAGGCTCCCGAAGAAATAGAAGTGCACATACTGAACAGCGATGCCCACATGGGAGGTGTGGGAGAACCGGGACTTCCGCCCATAGCACCTGCGGTGGCAAATGCACTATTCTGGGGCTACGGCATTAAGGTAAACGAGCTTCCTTTTTACAAAACTACTTAA
- a CDS encoding NAD(P)/FAD-dependent oxidoreductase, whose translation MKSFTVDRRNLLLAGGIGLLGVYVSKSLVFGETKGNRVVVLGGGYGGVTTAKYVKKLYPDAEVVLVEKNPMFVSCPLSNLYLVGLVPYEQLCYPYNNLVTKYGVNFVNDEVIGIELDKREVILGNGRLKYDYLVISLGIEYDYEENPALKEVYWSYPPAFRQGSEHLYLKRMLEGFEGESILISVPKMPYRCPSAPYERAALILSYAKKEGLKVHLYFVDENERPPVLTKGFLKAYQDFYKDDATYLTSTKVLEVDPVKKVARTTKGDIKFSMANFIPPMRAPKLLEKAGLLKKGEKWVKVDPMTFETSVKNVFVIGDSAFTYLPKSGYAAHSQGKVVAKVIASRLRKKPWEGELIQQAVCYAMVNLKQAIMMNVEYKYNLKTKEIKKEIYEDDTWKVSTAKRYIEWARGLWRDMFT comes from the coding sequence ATGAAGTCATTTACTGTTGACAGAAGGAATTTACTGCTTGCAGGTGGAATTGGACTTTTGGGTGTTTACGTTTCAAAGAGTCTTGTCTTTGGAGAGACTAAGGGAAACAGGGTTGTGGTTCTCGGGGGAGGGTACGGGGGTGTTACAACTGCAAAGTACGTAAAGAAACTTTACCCCGATGCGGAAGTTGTTCTGGTAGAAAAGAACCCAATGTTCGTGTCCTGTCCTCTGAGCAACCTCTACCTGGTTGGTTTAGTTCCTTACGAACAGCTCTGCTATCCATATAACAACCTAGTGACAAAGTACGGTGTGAACTTCGTAAACGACGAGGTTATAGGAATTGAGCTTGATAAGAGAGAAGTAATTCTCGGAAACGGAAGACTGAAGTACGACTACCTAGTGATTTCACTCGGCATAGAGTACGATTACGAAGAAAATCCGGCGTTGAAGGAAGTTTACTGGAGTTATCCTCCCGCATTCAGACAGGGAAGCGAACACCTTTACCTGAAGAGGATGCTCGAAGGCTTTGAAGGGGAGAGTATATTAATCAGCGTCCCGAAGATGCCATACCGCTGTCCTTCCGCACCTTACGAGAGAGCCGCACTTATACTCTCCTACGCCAAAAAGGAAGGACTTAAAGTTCACCTTTACTTCGTAGATGAGAACGAAAGACCTCCCGTACTTACAAAAGGATTTTTGAAAGCTTACCAAGACTTTTACAAAGACGACGCCACTTACCTTACCTCAACAAAAGTTCTGGAAGTTGACCCCGTCAAAAAAGTGGCAAGAACCACGAAAGGCGACATAAAGTTCAGTATGGCAAACTTCATACCCCCCATGAGGGCTCCAAAGCTTCTGGAAAAGGCAGGACTTTTGAAGAAAGGGGAAAAGTGGGTAAAAGTGGATCCCATGACTTTTGAAACCTCAGTAAAAAACGTTTTCGTTATAGGGGACAGTGCCTTTACCTATCTGCCAAAGAGCGGTTACGCTGCTCACTCACAGGGTAAAGTAGTCGCAAAGGTTATAGCTTCAAGACTCAGGAAAAAGCCCTGGGAGGGAGAGCTTATACAGCAAGCGGTTTGCTACGCCATGGTAAACCTCAAGCAGGCGATAATGATGAACGTGGAGTACAAGTACAACCTAAAGACAAAAGAGATAAAGAAGGAGATTTACGAGGACGATACCTGGAAGGTTTCAACAGCAAAGAGGTATATAGAGTGGGCGAGGGGACTGTGGAGGGACATGTTTACGTGA